The Nitrospirota bacterium genome window below encodes:
- a CDS encoding 6-carboxytetrahydropterin synthase codes for MENFHVRIERGQAHFCSGHFLIFPNGRSEPIHGHNYRVEVEVAGKPGPGGLVVDFLKLMPIVQAVCRTLDNRTILPTRNRRLKVRRGTGRIEATIGRKRYELPASDVVLLPLENSSCELLAQHVGREIIKRLRSAVGVRRLHSLRVSIEEAPGEVASFTGRFAG; via the coding sequence GTGGAGAATTTTCACGTCAGGATCGAACGTGGGCAGGCTCATTTCTGTTCGGGCCATTTTCTGATCTTTCCGAACGGTAGGTCCGAACCGATTCATGGCCACAACTACCGTGTTGAGGTGGAGGTGGCCGGCAAGCCCGGGCCCGGCGGATTGGTAGTCGATTTCCTCAAACTCATGCCGATCGTGCAGGCGGTTTGTCGAACTCTGGACAATCGGACGATTCTGCCCACCCGGAATCGACGTTTGAAGGTCCGGCGAGGCACCGGACGGATCGAGGCCACGATCGGACGCAAACGATACGAGTTGCCGGCATCGGATGTCGTTCTCTTGCCTCTGGAAAATTCCAGCTGCGAGCTCCTGGCCCAACACGTCGGTCGCGAGATCATCAAGCGCCTTCGGAGCGCCGTCGGCGTCCGGCGGCTGCACAGCCTCCGAGTATCGATCGAGGAGGCCCCCGGGGAGGTGGCCTCGTTCACCGGGAGATTTGCCGGATGA
- a CDS encoding ParB N-terminal domain-containing protein → MTVETAPGVAASVARLEADGVRVLSAFQEPYKNRIQFLVSLPIEKVVPAPFQRDISKPHVDKLKTVIKKVGRYLDPILIVRADDGGYWTPNGVHRWEAMKSLGARTITGILVEGEEISEFILALNTEKTPNVRDKALEVIRMYRRMLEKTPRRKESELEDRFEAAFLITLGLVYEQKPRFSGSTYAPILRKVDAFRDKGLESAMGDREQMRDELVSVDAQVQDIVKKLQSRGFKFPYLKTFVLSKCNPFHGKRKLKEEFFQVMAALRRNLGSFDPGSVRRDQILAMAGITAGAGSTE, encoded by the coding sequence ATGACCGTGGAAACGGCCCCTGGCGTCGCGGCCTCCGTTGCGCGGCTGGAGGCGGACGGCGTCCGCGTCCTGTCGGCCTTCCAGGAGCCGTACAAGAACCGGATCCAATTTCTTGTGAGCCTGCCCATCGAGAAAGTCGTTCCCGCGCCGTTTCAGCGGGACATCTCGAAGCCGCACGTGGACAAGCTCAAGACAGTCATCAAGAAGGTGGGCCGATACCTTGACCCGATCCTGATCGTGCGCGCGGATGACGGCGGATATTGGACGCCCAACGGGGTGCACCGATGGGAGGCGATGAAATCGCTCGGAGCCCGGACGATCACCGGCATCCTGGTGGAAGGGGAGGAGATCTCCGAGTTCATTCTCGCCCTCAACACGGAGAAGACGCCGAACGTCCGCGACAAGGCGCTGGAGGTCATCCGGATGTACCGACGGATGTTGGAGAAGACTCCGCGCCGCAAAGAGAGCGAATTGGAGGACCGTTTCGAGGCGGCCTTTCTCATCACGTTGGGGCTGGTGTACGAACAAAAGCCCCGGTTCAGCGGATCCACCTATGCCCCCATTCTGAGAAAGGTGGACGCGTTTAGGGACAAGGGCTTGGAATCCGCCATGGGCGATCGAGAACAAATGCGGGACGAATTGGTGAGCGTGGATGCTCAGGTACAAGACATCGTCAAGAAGCTTCAATCTCGGGGATTCAAGTTTCCATACCTCAAAACGTTCGTTCTTTCGAAGTGCAATCCTTTCCACGGCAAGAGGAAACTGAAGGAGGAGTTCTTCCAGGTGATGGCCGCGCTCAGAAGGAACCTCGGTTCCTTTGACCCCGGATCGGTGCGTCGGGATCAGATTCTGGCGATGGCCGGAATCACCGCGGGAGCCGGGAGCACCGAATAA
- a CDS encoding sigma 54-interacting transcriptional regulator: protein MPEVRDELLERGPSAAGTVARARETVEISKFLEACLPGRAMGKVRDALQVFCSSPLLTNLLVTGNPGTGKSHLAGIVAAALRWETLPPPERGAISGRPISIEVLSEKSVGRIELPGIQDTLIESELFGYRRGAFTGAHQDKVGLLSTSYEVILLDEIGDASPSMQAKLLRLAQDHRFRPIGASMDTEFTYEGKLVFATNKDLNRLVREGRFREDLLHRLSLIHVQLPDLREDPDYLRFSIEVMLMKIGREACNGNGNGNGRANGNGKNHGNGGNGAEIVLSPEDEAWAMKYSWPGNFRELEGAFRRWIALGHAPGGLRKSAEASMLTLPGPIAEGASFGDFRKALFGRVDEFLYDEIRRIDEQTFHRIFPESSRPSALRVVRRGLSRSRAEEE from the coding sequence ATGCCGGAGGTGAGGGATGAACTGCTGGAACGCGGTCCCTCCGCCGCCGGAACCGTCGCCCGCGCCAGGGAAACCGTCGAAATTTCCAAGTTTCTGGAAGCGTGTCTGCCGGGACGGGCGATGGGAAAGGTCCGCGACGCGTTGCAAGTGTTCTGTTCCAGTCCGCTCCTCACGAATCTGCTCGTGACGGGAAATCCAGGCACGGGCAAAAGTCACCTCGCGGGCATCGTGGCCGCCGCCTTGCGGTGGGAGACGTTGCCCCCGCCGGAGCGGGGCGCCATTTCGGGGCGGCCGATCAGCATCGAGGTCCTGAGCGAGAAGTCGGTCGGTCGCATCGAACTGCCGGGGATTCAGGACACCCTGATCGAGAGCGAGCTGTTCGGCTACCGGAGAGGTGCGTTCACGGGCGCGCACCAGGACAAGGTGGGGCTGCTGTCCACGAGCTACGAAGTGATTCTCCTGGATGAGATTGGCGACGCGAGCCCCTCCATGCAGGCCAAGCTGCTTCGCCTCGCCCAGGATCACCGCTTCCGACCGATCGGCGCCTCTATGGACACGGAGTTTACGTATGAGGGCAAGCTCGTTTTTGCCACGAACAAAGATCTGAATCGGTTGGTTCGCGAAGGACGGTTCCGGGAAGATCTGCTGCACCGGCTGAGCCTGATCCACGTGCAACTGCCGGATCTTCGAGAAGACCCGGACTATCTCCGGTTTTCCATTGAGGTCATGCTGATGAAAATTGGCCGGGAGGCCTGCAACGGGAATGGCAACGGAAACGGCCGGGCGAACGGCAATGGGAAGAACCATGGGAACGGCGGCAACGGTGCGGAGATCGTTCTTTCACCGGAGGATGAAGCCTGGGCGATGAAGTATTCCTGGCCGGGCAATTTCAGGGAGTTGGAGGGCGCGTTCCGGAGATGGATCGCGTTGGGACATGCGCCGGGCGGACTGCGGAAATCTGCGGAGGCATCCATGTTAACGCTCCCCGGGCCGATCGCGGAGGGCGCGTCCTTCGGGGATTTCCGCAAGGCGCTCTTCGGCCGGGTGGATGAGTTCCTGTACGACGAGATTCGCAGGATCGACGAGCAGACGTTCCACCGAATCTTTCCAGAATCGAGTCGACCCTCGGCTCTGCGTGTCGTCCGAAGGGGCCTTTCACGAAGCCGCGCGGAAGAAGAGTAA
- a CDS encoding HD domain-containing protein, which yields MNGATASIHPRTPFPAFGAPTVAIHGPQGMASRPGADSGGHVLIVDPGNGSSSERLVYLLAEAGYVVRSARSVEQAVDRLWSHPTDLVILGAHLPGSGGTGFLEHLRAEALTRLLPVLLLTDDALAPARLKDLDDGMTHLMSTVMDPEKLLNRVQALVHLKSITAESPESESLVVTLARTVDARDPYTAGHSFRVSYYAGLLAEAIGMDETDLIAVRRGGFFHDLGKIAVPDRVLLKTDRLTPEEFDTIKTHPRVGRDLIRHLKSLAFTLDVVYHHHERYDGSGYPAGISGEAIPLVARVTTIADIYDALTSDRPYRRALSHDEALEELDLEASIGWLDGRLVEEFRAALGAAPAVRK from the coding sequence ATGAACGGCGCCACAGCTTCCATTCACCCGCGCACCCCCTTCCCGGCCTTCGGTGCACCCACCGTGGCCATCCATGGCCCTCAGGGCATGGCCAGCCGTCCTGGCGCCGATTCCGGAGGCCATGTCCTGATCGTGGATCCCGGAAACGGATCGTCCAGCGAAAGGTTGGTCTATCTGCTCGCGGAAGCCGGCTATGTCGTTCGGTCGGCCCGTTCAGTAGAGCAAGCCGTGGATCGTCTCTGGAGTCATCCCACCGATCTGGTGATCCTCGGCGCCCACCTGCCCGGATCGGGCGGCACAGGGTTCCTTGAACATTTGAGGGCCGAGGCGCTTACCCGGCTGCTCCCCGTGTTGTTGCTCACGGATGACGCCCTGGCTCCCGCACGCCTCAAGGACTTGGACGATGGCATGACCCACCTCATGTCCACCGTGATGGATCCGGAGAAACTCCTGAACCGTGTTCAGGCCCTCGTTCATCTCAAGAGCATCACCGCCGAGTCTCCGGAATCGGAAAGCCTGGTCGTGACTCTCGCCCGAACGGTAGACGCCCGCGACCCGTACACTGCCGGTCACAGCTTCCGCGTATCCTACTACGCCGGGCTCCTGGCAGAGGCCATCGGGATGGATGAAACGGATCTCATTGCCGTCCGTCGCGGCGGTTTCTTCCACGACCTCGGCAAGATCGCCGTTCCGGACCGCGTGCTCCTGAAAACCGATCGCCTGACCCCTGAGGAGTTCGACACGATCAAGACCCATCCCCGGGTCGGGCGAGATCTCATCCGGCATCTCAAGTCTCTCGCTTTCACGCTCGACGTCGTCTACCACCATCACGAACGCTACGACGGTTCCGGGTATCCCGCAGGCATCTCCGGAGAGGCCATTCCCCTTGTGGCGCGGGTCACCACCATCGCCGATATTTATGATGCCCTGACCAGCGATCGACCGTACCGCCGTGCCCTCAGCCATGACGAGGCACTGGAGGAGCTCGATCTGGAGGCAAGCATCGGTTGGCTCGACGGCCGTCTCGTTGAAGAATTCCGGGCGGCCCTCGGGGCGGCTCCCGCCGTGCGGAAGTAG
- the nuoB gene encoding NADH-quinone oxidoreductase subunit NuoB → MIRVLRARIQQGFRTVDFPKSEPEMPDRFVGRLTVDSDRCRSDCMDCAAACPTDAISPKVGEAKTKIDFGRCLFCSECVRACPEGAVTATRDYRMAVRRREDLLSDGKTLRLAEALDARLKKLLGRSLKLRQVSAGGCNACEADVNVLNTVVFDLGRFGIQFVASPRHADGLLITGPVTKNMERALKKTFDAVPEPRIVIAVGACAISGGPYVSHPEARNGADSTVPVDLYIPGCPPHPYTILDGLLRLLALR, encoded by the coding sequence GTGATTCGAGTTCTCCGTGCCAGAATTCAACAGGGGTTCCGCACCGTGGACTTCCCGAAGTCGGAGCCTGAAATGCCGGACCGGTTCGTCGGCCGTCTCACCGTGGACTCAGACCGGTGTCGATCCGATTGCATGGACTGTGCCGCGGCCTGTCCGACAGACGCGATTTCGCCCAAAGTCGGAGAAGCCAAAACCAAGATCGATTTCGGCCGCTGTCTGTTTTGCTCCGAATGCGTCCGCGCCTGCCCCGAGGGAGCGGTCACCGCCACCCGCGACTACCGCATGGCCGTGCGCCGGAGGGAAGACCTACTCTCCGACGGCAAGACACTTCGATTGGCCGAGGCGCTGGATGCACGGCTGAAGAAACTGCTTGGCCGGTCCCTCAAACTTCGGCAAGTGAGCGCCGGCGGGTGCAACGCCTGCGAGGCGGATGTAAACGTTTTGAATACGGTCGTCTTCGATCTGGGGCGATTCGGAATCCAGTTCGTCGCCTCGCCTCGTCACGCCGACGGACTCCTCATCACCGGTCCCGTGACGAAGAATATGGAACGGGCCCTGAAGAAAACCTTCGACGCCGTGCCCGAGCCACGCATCGTCATCGCCGTCGGCGCGTGTGCCATTTCCGGCGGACCCTACGTCAGCCATCCGGAAGCCCGGAATGGAGCCGATTCCACCGTCCCCGTCGATCTCTACATCCCCGGCTGCCCGCCCCACCCCTACACCATCCTCGACGGCCTCCTCCGCCTCCTGGCACTGCGTTGA
- a CDS encoding NADH-quinone oxidoreductase subunit C — MSEPSLAGDSNGGRIATKEIPRLVPEVFRSTVIDSVKSGSRVVAFFGTPGPGDGILLTVLLARPKSQRLDLAVTDVRAEVDSITPDCPQVQLFEREIAEQFGIRPVGHPWLKPVRFHHPFDEREDVLSRGSGSELIPAVTSFFRVEGEEVHEVAVGPVHAGIIEPGHFRFQCHGEKVFHLEIALGFQHRGVERALIGGPNKRTIHLMETAAGDTTIGHATAYAQIVETLSGSAPSPRALAIRAIAIELERLANHVGDLGALANDIGYLPPASYFGRLRGDFLNLTASLCGNRFGRGLVRPGGVRHEVEPERVRSILNRLDDAMKDVQSAGQPMWKSHLVTDRFNGTGVISRETALDLGLVGVAARACGIERDVRREFPIDPSAWKETTASTWPTGDIFARAHVRWLEILESAEFVRTQLNRLPEGSLESTVGPLKPNAVAVSLVEGWRGEICHVASTDERGRFSRYKMVDPSFHNWTGLAMALRGMQISDFPLCNKSFNLSYCGHDL; from the coding sequence ATGAGTGAGCCGTCGCTCGCAGGCGATTCCAACGGCGGTAGGATCGCCACGAAGGAAATCCCCCGGCTCGTCCCGGAGGTTTTTCGATCGACGGTGATCGATAGCGTCAAATCCGGGTCGAGGGTCGTGGCGTTCTTCGGCACCCCCGGCCCAGGAGACGGAATTCTCCTCACCGTTCTTCTGGCCCGCCCGAAATCGCAGCGACTCGATCTGGCCGTGACTGACGTAAGAGCCGAGGTCGATTCCATCACGCCGGACTGTCCTCAAGTCCAACTGTTCGAACGGGAGATTGCGGAGCAGTTCGGGATTCGGCCCGTGGGGCATCCGTGGCTGAAGCCCGTTCGTTTCCATCACCCGTTCGACGAACGTGAAGATGTGTTGAGCCGCGGTTCCGGAAGCGAACTGATCCCGGCGGTTACGTCTTTCTTCCGAGTGGAGGGCGAAGAAGTCCACGAGGTCGCCGTTGGACCGGTCCACGCCGGGATCATCGAACCGGGGCATTTTCGGTTCCAGTGCCACGGCGAAAAAGTCTTCCACCTCGAGATCGCCCTCGGCTTCCAGCACCGTGGCGTGGAGCGAGCCCTCATCGGAGGGCCGAACAAGCGAACGATCCACCTCATGGAAACGGCCGCGGGCGATACGACCATCGGGCACGCGACCGCCTACGCTCAGATCGTCGAAACACTCTCCGGAAGCGCCCCCTCTCCACGTGCGCTCGCGATCCGCGCCATCGCGATCGAGCTTGAAAGGCTCGCCAATCACGTGGGCGACCTTGGCGCATTGGCCAACGACATCGGTTACCTTCCACCGGCATCCTACTTCGGGCGGCTCCGTGGAGATTTTCTGAACCTCACCGCCTCGCTCTGCGGAAATCGGTTTGGCCGCGGACTCGTCCGCCCCGGCGGAGTCCGGCACGAGGTTGAGCCAGAACGAGTCCGCTCGATTCTGAATCGATTGGACGACGCGATGAAGGATGTTCAGAGCGCGGGACAACCGATGTGGAAATCCCATCTCGTCACCGATCGCTTCAATGGGACCGGTGTCATTTCCCGTGAGACGGCCTTGGATCTGGGCCTGGTCGGAGTCGCCGCCCGCGCATGTGGAATCGAACGGGATGTGAGAAGGGAGTTCCCAATCGATCCGTCGGCCTGGAAGGAAACCACCGCTTCCACGTGGCCGACCGGCGACATCTTCGCCCGCGCCCACGTCCGATGGCTGGAGATCCTCGAGTCGGCTGAATTCGTCCGGACACAGTTGAACCGTCTACCCGAGGGATCGCTTGAGTCCACCGTCGGCCCGCTGAAGCCGAATGCCGTCGCCGTGTCTCTGGTCGAAGGGTGGCGGGGTGAAATCTGCCACGTGGCTTCGACCGATGAACGGGGTCGTTTCAGCCGGTACAAGATGGTCGATCCGTCCTTTCACAACTGGACCGGCCTCGCGATGGCGCTGCGCGGAATGCAGATCTCCGACTTCCCACTCTGCAACAAGAGTTTCAATCTTTCCTATTGCGGACACGATTTGTGA
- a CDS encoding hydrogenase — protein sequence MLVWVNSVLVSSILLNLLLLGASRLIRLVALQGAIISILPLLIRSDGITIRAVVLSLGTMALKGIVFPRLLFRAVKQANVRRERQPYIGYSSSMVIGITVLAASFWMGTRFPFPGRPVSDLVFPAALFSILTGLFLIVARRKALTQVLGFLVMENGIYAFGVAVVGEIPFLVELGVLMDVFVAVFVMGIALQQINRAFDHIDADQMDSLKG from the coding sequence ATGCTCGTCTGGGTCAATTCGGTTCTGGTCTCCTCGATTCTCCTGAATCTCCTCCTCCTGGGTGCAAGCCGGTTGATCCGTCTCGTCGCGCTTCAAGGCGCCATTATTTCCATCCTCCCCCTTCTGATCCGCTCGGACGGGATCACGATTCGCGCCGTGGTCCTCTCGCTGGGAACGATGGCCCTCAAAGGAATCGTTTTCCCGCGACTCCTTTTTCGCGCGGTGAAACAGGCAAACGTCCGGCGCGAGAGGCAGCCGTACATCGGATATTCCAGCTCGATGGTCATCGGCATCACGGTCCTCGCCGCCTCATTCTGGATGGGCACGCGTTTCCCGTTCCCCGGCCGGCCGGTCTCGGATCTCGTCTTCCCCGCGGCCCTGTTCAGCATTCTCACGGGACTCTTCCTCATTGTGGCGAGGCGAAAGGCGCTGACGCAGGTCCTTGGTTTCCTGGTGATGGAAAACGGAATCTATGCGTTCGGCGTCGCGGTAGTGGGTGAGATTCCGTTCCTGGTCGAGCTCGGGGTTTTGATGGACGTCTTCGTCGCCGTGTTCGTCATGGGTATAGCGCTCCAGCAGATCAATCGGGCTTTCGATCACATCGATGCCGACCAGATGGATTCGTTGAAAGGATAA
- a CDS encoding NADH-quinone oxidoreductase subunit H produces the protein MILVHALIPFLLAPLLFGVINRTKAVFAGRRGAPFLQPYFDVWKLLRKGAVYSGTTTWIFRAGPVVGLGATAAACLILPLGGATGPVAFEGDLILLAYLMGISRFFTVIAALDTGSSFEGMGASREVQFSALAEPALLLGLGVLARITGTLSITEMFSALTPELWRAHLPALLLTSTAFGIVLLSENARIPVDDPNTHLELTMIHEVMVLDHGGPDLGFIQYTSALKLWILASLVAGVLLPLGGSAWGPLVFPVALLGLAVVTGVVESILPRLRLLAVPKLLVGAAVMSALALVLAVA, from the coding sequence ATGATTCTCGTCCACGCCCTGATCCCCTTCCTGCTCGCGCCTCTCCTTTTCGGAGTCATCAACCGGACCAAGGCCGTATTCGCTGGACGGCGCGGCGCGCCGTTCCTCCAACCTTACTTCGATGTCTGGAAACTTCTGCGGAAAGGCGCCGTCTACAGCGGAACCACCACGTGGATCTTCAGGGCTGGACCGGTCGTGGGTCTCGGCGCAACCGCGGCTGCATGCCTCATCCTGCCCCTCGGCGGCGCCACCGGACCGGTCGCGTTCGAGGGGGATCTCATCCTCCTGGCGTATCTTATGGGCATTTCGCGTTTCTTCACCGTCATCGCCGCTCTCGACACCGGCTCCAGCTTCGAAGGGATGGGAGCGAGCCGCGAGGTTCAGTTCTCCGCACTCGCCGAACCGGCCCTTCTCCTTGGCCTCGGGGTACTCGCGCGAATCACCGGCACCCTTTCCATCACAGAGATGTTTTCCGCTCTCACTCCCGAACTGTGGCGCGCCCACCTCCCCGCCCTGCTTCTCACGTCCACGGCCTTCGGGATCGTTCTTCTGTCGGAGAATGCGCGGATTCCCGTGGACGATCCCAACACCCATCTGGAACTGACGATGATCCACGAGGTGATGGTCCTCGATCATGGCGGACCGGATCTTGGCTTCATCCAATACACCTCCGCCCTCAAGCTTTGGATTCTGGCATCTCTCGTCGCGGGTGTCCTGCTTCCCCTGGGCGGATCGGCATGGGGTCCCCTCGTTTTCCCTGTGGCGCTCCTCGGGCTCGCCGTGGTCACCGGCGTGGTGGAATCGATACTTCCACGCCTTAGACTTCTCGCCGTGCCCAAACTTCTGGTCGGCGCAGCCGTGATGTCCGCCCTTGCCCTCGTGCTGGCGGTGGCCTGA
- a CDS encoding hydrogenase gives MAETLLLVTLLSGLFIIAAGGVACLLVRGSDTARRLGAGVVATGSILGMVPAIAVLAGAHPVSAAIEWAMPFGRLSIELDPLSAFFLLAILGLSALSAIYGVEYTRGEAPHGKTGAREFFFAGLVLSMAVVVLARNALFFLIAWEAMALTSFFLVTSEHQEDSVRKAGWIYLVASQAGAAFVLVLFLLMGQQAGSYDFDRWSDVGGRWAHPTAIFVMALVGFGTKAGFVPLHVWLPEAHPAAPSHVSALMSGVMIKTGIYGLLRMLLLMGTPSPTWGWALIAIGATSGVLGVLFALAQHDLKRLLAYHSIENIGIITLGIGLGVLGLATGRPTLAVAGFAGGILHVLNHAVFKGLLFLGAGAVAKATGTRDIDHLGGLAKTMPWTALTFLVGSIAISGLPPLNGFVSELFIYVGAFRGALDSMPWPAASAAVIVSLALIGGLACACFTKAFGIVFLGSPRSTHAERAHEVGPWMRVPMFILAGLCVAIGLAAPYALQWVVPVVGQFIPAMDGGLPGLEELSTIARSLSIGVAVLVGMAGVVAVVRNRLLRGRSVKQTVTWDCGYARPAARMQYTASSFAQPLTDLFGRVLRTRKHAINVDGYFPRSARYATETPDAASEEFFAPAFRAAELLFARFKSFQHGRLQLYVLYLAATLFVLLILKLG, from the coding sequence ATGGCCGAGACGCTCCTGCTGGTCACGCTCCTGTCCGGCCTTTTCATTATCGCCGCCGGCGGCGTGGCCTGCCTCCTCGTGCGAGGCTCCGACACGGCGCGTCGGCTTGGAGCGGGCGTGGTCGCCACCGGCTCGATTCTCGGGATGGTCCCCGCGATCGCCGTGCTTGCCGGCGCACATCCCGTCTCGGCCGCAATCGAATGGGCCATGCCCTTCGGCCGGCTGTCCATCGAGCTCGACCCTCTCTCCGCATTTTTCCTGCTCGCCATTCTGGGCCTCAGCGCCCTCTCTGCCATTTACGGCGTGGAGTACACCCGGGGCGAGGCCCCTCACGGCAAGACCGGCGCCCGGGAATTCTTCTTCGCCGGTCTCGTGCTCAGCATGGCCGTGGTGGTTCTGGCCCGGAACGCACTCTTTTTTCTCATCGCATGGGAGGCCATGGCCCTAACCTCGTTTTTCCTCGTCACCTCCGAGCATCAAGAGGATTCGGTGCGGAAGGCCGGATGGATCTATCTGGTGGCCAGCCAGGCCGGGGCCGCGTTCGTGCTGGTCCTGTTCCTCCTGATGGGACAGCAGGCCGGCTCCTACGACTTCGACCGGTGGAGCGATGTCGGCGGCCGGTGGGCCCACCCCACCGCGATCTTCGTCATGGCTCTCGTCGGCTTCGGCACCAAGGCCGGATTCGTGCCGCTCCACGTCTGGCTGCCCGAGGCCCATCCCGCGGCACCAAGTCACGTCTCCGCCCTGATGTCCGGCGTGATGATCAAAACGGGAATCTACGGGCTACTGCGCATGTTGCTCCTGATGGGAACGCCATCGCCGACCTGGGGCTGGGCGCTCATCGCCATCGGCGCAACATCGGGCGTGCTGGGTGTCCTCTTCGCATTGGCCCAACACGATCTCAAACGGCTCCTCGCTTACCACAGCATCGAAAACATCGGCATCATCACACTCGGCATCGGTCTGGGCGTCCTCGGATTGGCCACCGGTCGCCCCACCCTGGCCGTGGCCGGATTCGCCGGAGGCATTCTCCACGTTCTCAACCATGCCGTCTTCAAGGGTCTACTGTTCCTTGGCGCTGGTGCGGTGGCGAAAGCCACGGGAACCCGCGACATCGACCATCTCGGCGGACTCGCCAAGACCATGCCCTGGACCGCTCTCACGTTCCTCGTGGGAAGCATCGCCATCTCCGGGCTTCCTCCCCTGAACGGTTTCGTGAGCGAGTTGTTCATCTACGTCGGCGCGTTCCGGGGCGCATTGGATTCGATGCCCTGGCCCGCGGCCTCCGCCGCGGTCATCGTCAGCCTCGCGCTCATCGGCGGTCTGGCCTGTGCCTGCTTCACCAAAGCCTTCGGGATCGTGTTCCTGGGTTCGCCGCGATCCACTCACGCCGAGAGGGCCCATGAAGTCGGCCCATGGATGCGAGTCCCGATGTTCATTCTCGCGGGCCTCTGCGTGGCCATCGGACTGGCCGCGCCCTACGCGCTTCAATGGGTCGTCCCCGTTGTGGGACAGTTTATCCCCGCGATGGATGGCGGCCTCCCGGGCCTTGAAGAACTTTCCACCATCGCCCGGTCTCTCTCCATCGGAGTGGCCGTCCTCGTCGGCATGGCGGGCGTGGTGGCCGTGGTCAGGAATCGGCTTTTGAGAGGACGATCCGTGAAACAAACGGTCACGTGGGACTGCGGGTACGCAAGACCGGCCGCTCGGATGCAATACACCGCTTCCTCGTTTGCTCAACCTCTCACGGACCTGTTCGGAAGAGTCCTGCGGACAAGAAAACATGCGATCAACGTCGACGGATATTTCCCGCGCTCGGCCCGCTACGCCACGGAAACCCCTGATGCCGCCTCCGAAGAGTTTTTCGCGCCGGCTTTCCGCGCCGCCGAGCTGCTGTTCGCACGGTTCAAGAGTTTCCAGCATGGACGACTTCAGCTCTATGTGCTCTATCTCGCTGCCACGCTTTTCGTCCTCCTCATTCTCAAGCTGGGGTGA
- a CDS encoding winged helix-turn-helix transcriptional regulator: MAISGNRGSDLVFKIKADFLGALAHPVRLAVIEYLKKSEATVGRMVQDLGVEQSSLSKHLAILRQAGILTSRQAKSNVFYAIKDRDIFRVLRPIAEILRKKLRESETLLKNLARV, from the coding sequence ATGGCCATCTCTGGTAATCGCGGGTCGGATCTCGTGTTCAAGATCAAAGCCGATTTTCTAGGGGCGCTGGCCCACCCGGTCCGCCTCGCCGTCATCGAATACCTGAAAAAGAGCGAAGCGACCGTGGGCCGCATGGTGCAGGACCTCGGCGTGGAGCAATCCAGCCTGTCCAAGCACCTCGCCATTCTCCGGCAGGCCGGCATTCTCACTTCGCGACAGGCCAAGTCGAACGTCTTCTATGCCATCAAGGACCGGGACATCTTCCGCGTCCTCCGCCCGATCGCCGAAATTCTCCGGAAGAAGCTGCGCGAGAGCGAAACTCTTCTGAAGAACCTCGCGCGAGTTTAG
- a CDS encoding transposase codes for MMYVGLDLHKKFSYVVGTDEKGETKVQMRLEHHDGSVRDFFGSIQEPCQVAVEATSNWYWLVDELESMGVEVVLSHPSKTRAIAEAKEKQRAQILTWHNLLHGRSSEGRVCSRGQC; via the coding sequence ATGATGTATGTTGGGTTAGATCTGCACAAGAAGTTTTCGTACGTGGTGGGCACGGACGAGAAGGGAGAGACGAAGGTCCAGATGCGTTTGGAGCACCATGACGGAAGTGTGAGGGATTTTTTCGGTTCGATCCAGGAGCCCTGCCAGGTGGCGGTGGAGGCGACATCGAACTGGTATTGGTTGGTGGACGAGTTGGAGTCGATGGGGGTGGAGGTGGTATTGAGTCACCCCTCGAAGACCCGTGCGATTGCGGAGGCGAAGGAAAAGCAAAGGGCTCAAATCTTGACTTGGCACAACTTGCTCCATGGGCGATCCTCGGAAGGTCGAGTATGCTCGCGGGGTCAATGCTGA
- a CDS encoding AbrB/MazE/SpoVT family DNA-binding domain-containing protein, with product MRAVDVTRLSSKGQVVVPKRLRKALNLKPGDNLVIAAENDRMILRKLTFDDVLKDSREDYRRGRTSSHEETFARLRR from the coding sequence ATGCGCGCAGTTGACGTGACGCGTCTCTCCTCCAAAGGCCAAGTGGTCGTTCCCAAACGCCTCCGGAAGGCGTTGAACCTCAAACCGGGCGACAACCTGGTGATTGCCGCCGAGAATGACCGAATGATCCTTCGGAAACTGACCTTTGACGATGTCCTCAAGGATTCCCGCGAGGACTATCGGCGGGGGAGGACTTCTTCGCACGAGGAGACCTTCGCGCGCCTGCGCCGCTGA